A window from Chryseobacterium vaccae encodes these proteins:
- a CDS encoding aspartate aminotransferase family protein, with amino-acid sequence MQKDFFTYQAQTTQFAAGFEVEKAEGCYIYGTDGKKYLDFVAGVSANTLGHSHPKVINAIKEQADKYLHVMVYGEYAQEKPVELCKLLAEATPDPLEITYLVNSGAEAIDGSLKLAKRYTGREEIVSFKNSYHGNTHGALSVSGNEFHKREFRPLLPMISFIEFNNEDDFDKITEKTACVILETIQGAAGFLVPAEDYLIKLKKRCEEVGALLILDEIQPGFGRTGKLFSFEHFGIVPDILVMGKGMGGGVPVGAFMSSKRIMETLSHSPKLGHITTFGGNPLIAAASHATLKEVLESGLMEETAEKEKLFRELLVHPKIKNINGKGLMLAVNLGSPEYTLETAKKCMEKGLIVFWQLYRNEYLRISPPLTISMDEIRQGCQIILDVLNEN; translated from the coding sequence ATGCAAAAGGATTTTTTTACATATCAGGCACAAACCACTCAATTTGCGGCAGGTTTTGAAGTTGAAAAAGCAGAAGGATGCTACATTTATGGAACAGACGGAAAGAAATATCTGGACTTTGTAGCAGGAGTTTCAGCCAATACCTTGGGACATTCGCATCCTAAAGTGATAAACGCAATCAAAGAGCAGGCCGATAAATATCTTCATGTCATGGTGTATGGAGAGTATGCTCAGGAAAAGCCTGTTGAATTGTGTAAGCTGCTTGCAGAAGCAACACCGGATCCTTTAGAAATTACTTATCTGGTAAACAGTGGAGCAGAAGCTATAGATGGTAGTCTTAAACTGGCAAAACGATATACAGGAAGAGAAGAAATTGTTTCTTTTAAGAATTCCTATCACGGAAATACCCACGGTGCATTAAGTGTATCAGGAAATGAATTCCATAAAAGAGAATTCCGGCCTTTATTACCGATGATCAGCTTTATTGAGTTCAATAATGAAGATGATTTTGATAAGATCACAGAAAAAACAGCCTGTGTGATTCTGGAAACAATTCAGGGAGCAGCGGGATTTCTGGTGCCGGCAGAGGATTATCTCATCAAACTGAAAAAGAGATGCGAAGAAGTTGGAGCCCTTCTTATTTTAGATGAAATTCAGCCGGGCTTCGGAAGAACCGGAAAACTTTTTTCTTTTGAGCATTTCGGAATCGTTCCTGATATTCTTGTAATGGGAAAAGGAATGGGAGGAGGAGTACCAGTAGGAGCTTTCATGAGCTCTAAAAGAATTATGGAAACTCTGTCACACTCACCGAAGTTAGGGCATATTACCACTTTTGGAGGAAACCCTCTGATCGCAGCAGCAAGCCACGCTACTTTAAAGGAAGTACTGGAAAGTGGTCTTATGGAAGAAACTGCAGAAAAAGAAAAACTATTCAGAGAACTTCTGGTTCATCCGAAAATTAAAAATATCAACGGAAAAGGATTGATGCTGGCTGTCAATCTGGGAAGTCCGGAATACACGCTGGAAACGGCAAAAAAATGTATGGAAAAAGGACTTATTGTCTTCTGGCAGCTGTACCGAAATGAATACCTGAGAATTTCACCTCCGCTTACTATTTCGATGGATGAAATCAGACAGGGTTGTCAGATTATTCTGGATGTTTTAAATGAAAATTAA
- a CDS encoding vWA domain-containing protein, with the protein MTRRLLAYFLLDTSGSMNGEPIQALNNGFNGLISMLRADPQAMDSLHLSVITFDREVKNIIPLIDLASFYPMEITCPDSGPTHTGAALEMVSELVQKDLVKGSGDEKGDWQPLLFIFTDGKPSDIQKYRQMIPVIRGLEFGAIVGCAAGPKADEQFLKELTDHVVKLDTTDAITLSSFFRWVSSSITQGGHSQNAGENVTLPPPPSELNIII; encoded by the coding sequence ATGACCAGAAGATTATTAGCATACTTTTTACTGGATACTTCCGGCTCTATGAACGGAGAACCTATCCAGGCACTTAATAACGGATTTAACGGGCTTATCAGCATGCTCAGAGCAGATCCTCAGGCCATGGACAGCCTTCACCTGAGTGTCATCACTTTCGACAGAGAGGTTAAAAATATCATTCCGCTGATTGATCTTGCGAGCTTTTATCCAATGGAAATTACCTGTCCGGACAGCGGGCCTACTCATACGGGCGCTGCATTGGAAATGGTTTCGGAACTCGTTCAGAAGGATCTGGTAAAAGGATCCGGAGACGAAAAAGGAGACTGGCAGCCGTTACTTTTTATATTTACGGATGGAAAACCTTCTGATATTCAGAAATACAGACAGATGATTCCTGTGATCAGAGGTCTTGAATTTGGCGCGATTGTAGGCTGTGCAGCAGGTCCGAAAGCCGATGAACAGTTTCTGAAAGAACTGACTGATCATGTGGTAAAACTGGATACAACAGATGCGATTACGCTTTCTTCTTTCTTCAGATGGGTAAGTTCTTCCATTACACAGGGAGGGCATTCACAGAATGCGGGAGAAAATGTAACGCTTCCGCCGCCGCCATCAGAGCTTAATATTATTATTTAA
- a CDS encoding HU family DNA-binding protein yields the protein MNKSELIDAIAKDAGITKVAAKAALESFISNVTTTLKKKDGKVSLVGFGTFSVAERAARQGINPATKKPIKIAAKKVAKFKAGADLSNAVSGAKKK from the coding sequence ATGAACAAGTCTGAATTAATCGACGCAATCGCAAAAGATGCAGGAATCACTAAAGTTGCAGCTAAAGCTGCTTTAGAATCTTTTATTTCTAACGTAACGACTACTTTAAAGAAAAAAGACGGAAAAGTTTCTTTAGTAGGATTCGGAACTTTCTCAGTAGCTGAGAGAGCGGCTAGACAAGGTATCAACCCTGCAACTAAGAAACCAATCAAAATTGCGGCTAAAAAAGTTGCTAAATTCAAAGCTGGAGCTGATCTATCTAATGCAGTTTCTGGTGCTAAGAAAAAATAA
- a CDS encoding OstA-like protein: MRIFLFLLIFISALASAQDTKPVKRDPYLQPAAGAPRQQPQKPEDKIKIIHADEIKKNPEKYDGNQYFVGNVQIEHQGSILTADELIIYEKENFVKAIGNTKLQNTDGSVITAGEMEYDGNTQKGVARKNVVLTDPKQTIKTDILYYDRISNQAYFNTGGTISDGKNVTYTKSATYFLTTKLVDLTGNVKIDTPQYIIEGANIKQNQNTKVADFIGPTTITNRANPKNRIYTEKGTYKMETKEAFLYKNSKIFYNDKILTGDDMYYNQITGFGKATGNVTLDDPLEKRYMKGGYGEVFEKKDSAMMTKSPYAVKIMEKDSIYFAAEKIISYQKPDSADIKIKKNFLRAYRKGRIYKSNAQGRADSIAFNETDGIMHMYTKPILWSGEKQVTGDKIEAYFNTKTEDLDSLKVIGNAFAISKVDSLNLKDEFNQVKGKFMTVYYEHNNIKEARVVGNAQAIAYADDVDQETQKPRRIGITLSTCGIIGALFEETGLQVISCSIGANSDTYPMSMIEPEKRKFPDFNWNTKDRIRKWQDILVDSPNYEEIKYVAENDLYNQAQEAVEKERAKEEAKKPKRVRK, encoded by the coding sequence ATGAGAATATTCCTTTTCCTGTTAATTTTTATTTCTGCGCTCGCTTCCGCACAGGACACTAAGCCTGTGAAAAGAGATCCGTATCTTCAGCCGGCTGCAGGGGCACCACGTCAGCAACCACAAAAACCTGAAGATAAAATAAAGATCATTCATGCAGATGAGATCAAAAAAAATCCCGAAAAATATGATGGAAACCAGTATTTCGTTGGCAATGTTCAGATTGAACATCAGGGATCCATTCTTACAGCGGATGAACTGATCATTTATGAGAAAGAAAATTTTGTAAAAGCAATCGGAAATACCAAACTCCAGAATACCGACGGATCAGTGATCACTGCAGGAGAAATGGAATATGACGGCAATACCCAGAAAGGTGTTGCTAGGAAAAACGTAGTTCTTACCGATCCGAAACAAACCATAAAAACCGATATTCTGTATTATGACAGAATTTCCAATCAGGCTTACTTCAATACCGGAGGAACCATTTCTGATGGAAAGAATGTAACCTATACCAAGTCAGCGACTTATTTTCTCACTACAAAACTGGTTGATCTTACAGGAAATGTAAAGATAGATACTCCTCAGTATATCATAGAAGGAGCTAATATCAAACAGAATCAAAATACAAAAGTGGCTGATTTTATAGGACCAACCACCATTACCAACAGAGCCAATCCTAAAAACAGAATTTATACAGAAAAAGGGACCTATAAAATGGAAACTAAAGAAGCTTTCCTGTATAAAAATTCGAAAATCTTTTATAACGATAAAATCCTTACCGGGGACGATATGTATTATAATCAGATCACTGGTTTCGGAAAAGCAACAGGGAATGTAACCTTAGACGATCCTCTGGAAAAAAGGTATATGAAAGGAGGTTATGGTGAAGTTTTTGAAAAGAAAGATTCTGCCATGATGACCAAAAGTCCTTATGCTGTAAAGATTATGGAAAAAGATTCCATCTACTTTGCCGCTGAAAAGATTATTTCTTACCAAAAACCTGATTCTGCAGATATAAAAATCAAGAAAAACTTCTTAAGAGCTTATAGAAAAGGAAGAATATATAAGTCCAATGCACAAGGAAGAGCAGATTCCATTGCCTTCAATGAGACTGATGGAATTATGCACATGTACACCAAACCTATTTTATGGAGCGGCGAGAAGCAGGTAACGGGGGATAAGATTGAAGCTTATTTCAATACAAAAACAGAAGACTTAGACTCACTTAAAGTAATCGGAAATGCTTTCGCAATAAGCAAAGTTGACTCCCTGAATCTGAAAGATGAATTCAACCAGGTAAAAGGGAAGTTTATGACTGTTTACTATGAGCATAACAATATCAAAGAGGCTCGTGTAGTTGGAAATGCCCAGGCCATTGCGTATGCAGATGATGTTGATCAGGAAACCCAGAAACCCCGAAGAATCGGAATTACCCTTTCAACCTGCGGAATTATCGGAGCTTTATTTGAAGAAACAGGATTGCAGGTTATTTCATGCAGTATCGGAGCCAATTCAGATACCTATCCAATGAGTATGATAGAACCTGAAAAAAGAAAATTTCCGGATTTCAACTGGAATACCAAAGACCGGATAAGAAAATGGCAGGACATCCTTGTAGACTCTCCGAATTACGAGGAAATAAAATATGTGGCAGAAAATGACCTTTATAATCAGGCTCAGGAAGCCGTAGAGAAAGAAAGGGCAAAAGAAGAAGCCAAGAAACCGAAAAGAGTTAGAAAATAA
- the pdxH gene encoding pyridoxamine 5'-phosphate oxidase: MENLHDKRKVYEKSQLIESEIKQNPIEQFRDWFLEASESAVISEANAMAVSTVEEDGCPRTRMVLLKAYTHEGFIFYTNYSSRKGKAIEKNHKACLHFFWPNLERQIIIKADLEKIAGNLSDGYFHSRPKGSQLGAAVSPQSEVIPNREFLEEKLKELEKQYENTEVPRPENWGGYLAKPYEIEFWQGRPNRLHDRIIYQLEDLDWKISRLAP; encoded by the coding sequence ATGGAAAACCTGCACGACAAAAGAAAAGTGTATGAGAAATCCCAACTTATTGAAAGTGAGATAAAACAAAATCCTATTGAGCAGTTCAGAGACTGGTTTTTAGAGGCCAGCGAGAGTGCTGTGATCTCTGAAGCCAATGCTATGGCTGTTTCCACTGTAGAAGAAGACGGATGCCCGAGAACCAGAATGGTGCTGCTTAAAGCGTATACCCATGAAGGATTTATTTTCTATACCAATTACAGCAGCAGAAAAGGAAAAGCCATAGAAAAGAATCACAAGGCCTGTCTGCATTTCTTCTGGCCGAACCTTGAAAGACAGATCATCATCAAAGCTGATCTTGAAAAAATAGCTGGGAACCTCAGTGATGGATATTTTCATTCAAGGCCGAAAGGAAGCCAGCTTGGAGCAGCCGTTTCACCACAGAGCGAGGTCATTCCAAATCGTGAATTTCTTGAAGAAAAATTGAAAGAACTGGAAAAACAATACGAAAACACCGAAGTTCCAAGACCTGAAAACTGGGGCGGATACCTTGCAAAACCTTATGAAATTGAATTCTGGCAGGGAAGACCCAATCGCCTCCATGACCGGATTATTTATCAGCTGGAAGATCTGGACTGGAAAATCTCCAGATTGGCCCCGTAA
- a CDS encoding N-acetylmuramoyl-L-alanine amidase family protein, with protein MRGIKLLTLSAFSAAFLSFTPVNKKVIVIDAGHGGNDNGVVHGNIAEKDITMNIAKEIKKFNDGQNQYEVILTRDSDTYPSLSDRTALINKLNPEIVISLHVNGSPQKESPDQGTEVFVQNTDNSKQLAKKISEKFDVRKVEERNLHILRETKAPAVLVELGFINNTKDREYITSEKGQKEIAQKFTEIISEY; from the coding sequence ATGAGAGGGATTAAACTACTTACTTTATCAGCATTTTCCGCGGCATTCTTATCTTTTACTCCGGTTAATAAAAAGGTTATTGTTATTGATGCCGGGCATGGCGGAAATGATAATGGTGTTGTTCACGGAAATATTGCCGAGAAAGATATCACCATGAATATCGCGAAAGAAATCAAAAAGTTTAATGATGGCCAGAATCAGTATGAAGTAATTCTTACCAGGGATTCTGATACCTATCCATCTCTTTCTGACAGAACAGCACTGATCAACAAACTTAATCCTGAAATTGTGATTTCCCTGCACGTTAACGGAAGTCCTCAAAAGGAATCTCCTGATCAGGGGACCGAAGTTTTTGTTCAGAATACTGACAACTCAAAACAGCTGGCTAAAAAGATATCCGAAAAATTTGATGTCCGTAAGGTTGAAGAGCGTAATCTTCACATTTTACGGGAAACAAAAGCTCCTGCGGTATTGGTAGAACTTGGATTTATCAATAATACCAAAGACAGAGAGTATATCACCAGCGAAAAAGGACAAAAAGAAATCGCTCAGAAATTCACTGAAATCATCAGCGAATACTAA
- a CDS encoding aminotransferase class IV, whose translation MGDAVKVSFFVRNGELIMDEECYFFLMASMRKMRMNIPLTYTLEFFQTLFYKDIIEGKGIQNGIINFQVFRNNDEITLAKSSVSYFYEVTEVADVLSVQQRLLELDLIKEINVNNNLLSNIRVHCPENIYGGIYAQENDLDDVILLNPNKRIARTTSGNLLFLEGNVIKVPKQTEGAYISPFMENFVTFLHKNNLADIQEHEIIAFESQKAEEILMISDEKGIFSVGKIRNKTFENSRFLEMVESWKKSF comes from the coding sequence ATGGGAGACGCAGTGAAGGTTTCTTTCTTTGTGAGAAACGGAGAACTTATCATGGATGAAGAATGCTATTTTTTCCTGATGGCTTCCATGAGAAAGATGAGAATGAATATTCCCCTGACCTATACTCTGGAATTTTTTCAAACCCTTTTTTACAAAGATATTATAGAAGGGAAAGGAATTCAAAACGGGATTATTAATTTTCAGGTATTCAGAAATAATGATGAAATAACGCTGGCAAAATCTTCAGTTTCTTATTTTTATGAAGTGACAGAAGTAGCAGATGTTCTTTCTGTTCAGCAAAGACTTTTAGAGCTGGATCTGATTAAAGAAATCAATGTCAATAACAATCTGTTGAGTAATATCCGGGTACACTGCCCTGAAAATATCTACGGTGGAATTTATGCCCAGGAAAATGATCTTGACGATGTTATCCTGCTTAACCCTAATAAAAGAATTGCCCGTACCACATCAGGAAACCTTTTATTTCTGGAGGGAAACGTGATTAAGGTGCCGAAACAGACAGAAGGAGCTTACATCTCTCCTTTTATGGAAAATTTTGTAACCTTCCTGCACAAAAATAATCTGGCAGATATTCAGGAACATGAAATTATAGCGTTTGAATCCCAGAAAGCCGAAGAGATTTTAATGATCTCCGATGAAAAAGGTATATTTTCTGTAGGTAAAATAAGAAATAAAACTTTTGAAAACAGCCGTTTTCTGGAAATGGTAGAAAGCTGGAAAAAAAGTTTTTAA
- a CDS encoding TerD family protein, producing the protein MAINLQKGQTIDLRKNDRGESVYDLSKVTIGLGWDVRKQGGGFFGKLFSKEAEYDLDAVAFLLDGNGKVANLGKTVQTQDGRQIALYQGDVVFFNSMQHPSGNVWLTGDNRTGAGDGDDEQIIVKLDQLDESYQKILFLVTIYQGKQNNQHFGMIENAFIRAVDAKGKEITKYSLSGDSSMNGMCAMVFAEAYRHNGDWKFRAIGEPHPTDNFIEILKQYAYSN; encoded by the coding sequence ATGGCAATTAATTTACAGAAAGGTCAGACCATTGATCTAAGAAAAAATGACCGCGGAGAAAGTGTCTATGACCTGTCAAAAGTAACAATCGGTTTAGGATGGGACGTGAGAAAACAGGGCGGAGGCTTCTTCGGAAAACTATTCAGCAAAGAAGCTGAGTACGATCTTGATGCAGTGGCATTTCTTCTGGATGGAAACGGAAAAGTAGCCAATCTGGGGAAAACAGTTCAGACTCAGGACGGAAGACAGATCGCTCTTTATCAGGGAGACGTTGTTTTCTTTAATTCAATGCAGCATCCAAGCGGAAACGTGTGGCTTACCGGAGACAACAGAACCGGAGCTGGAGACGGAGATGACGAGCAGATTATTGTAAAACTGGATCAGCTGGATGAAAGCTATCAGAAAATACTATTTCTGGTAACTATTTATCAGGGAAAACAGAATAATCAGCATTTCGGAATGATTGAAAATGCTTTCATCAGAGCCGTAGATGCTAAAGGAAAAGAAATCACAAAATACAGCCTTTCCGGAGATTCAAGTATGAACGGAATGTGTGCCATGGTGTTTGCGGAAGCTTACCGTCATAATGGTGACTGGAAGTTCCGTGCTATAGGTGAACCACATCCTACAGATAATTTTATAGAAATTCTGAAGCAGTACGCCTACAGCAACTAA
- the panD gene encoding aspartate 1-decarboxylase, with protein MLIEVFKSKIHRVRVTASDLNYIGSITIDEDLIDAAGLVVGERVYIVNVNNGERFDTYVIKGKRKSGEVCLNGPAARKVQKDDIIIIIAYAQMSPEEAKTFQPKIVFPDEKTNLLT; from the coding sequence ATGTTAATAGAAGTTTTCAAGTCTAAGATCCATAGGGTGAGGGTTACTGCCTCAGACCTTAATTATATTGGAAGTATAACGATTGATGAAGATCTTATTGATGCTGCCGGTCTGGTAGTAGGAGAAAGGGTCTATATTGTCAACGTAAATAACGGGGAGCGCTTTGATACCTATGTGATCAAAGGAAAAAGAAAATCAGGAGAGGTATGTCTGAACGGTCCTGCCGCCAGAAAAGTACAGAAAGATGATATCATCATCATCATTGCTTATGCACAGATGTCTCCTGAAGAAGCAAAAACTTTCCAGCCGAAGATCGTTTTCCCGGATGAAAAAACAAATCTGTTGACGTAA
- a CDS encoding START-like domain-containing protein, whose protein sequence is MAKHKVHYEFPMHCLSEILYEYLATAEGLSEWFADEVTEKGDDFFFSWGGGPAEKATLIRYKPEGFVRFRWEEDEGTKNFFEMTIIIDDITEDLALNITDFCEEGDEEENAMYWENLIENLRIKLGAA, encoded by the coding sequence ATGGCGAAACATAAAGTCCATTACGAATTTCCAATGCATTGTTTATCAGAGATTTTATATGAATATCTGGCAACTGCAGAGGGATTATCTGAATGGTTTGCGGATGAGGTAACTGAGAAAGGCGATGATTTCTTTTTTAGCTGGGGCGGAGGGCCTGCCGAAAAGGCTACTTTGATCAGATATAAGCCTGAAGGTTTCGTCCGTTTCAGATGGGAAGAAGATGAAGGAACGAAGAACTTTTTTGAAATGACCATCATTATAGATGACATTACAGAAGATCTAGCTTTAAATATCACCGATTTCTGTGAAGAAGGAGATGAAGAAGAAAACGCAATGTACTGGGAAAATCTGATAGAAAACCTTAGAATAAAACTAGGTGCGGCGTAA
- a CDS encoding YqgE/AlgH family protein, whose amino-acid sequence MNYSYKGKILISTPDISGDIFSRSVVLIIEHNEGGAFGLILNKRNNQMSNKFNNFFDFKIEVYDGGPVENDKVFFIVKGKKVTEIYSEITDDFYLTEDIENIISAVLNKELSIDDVKIFSGYSGWAADQLDKEIQRKMWTVVDVYNLDYTLPNDQTLWKSIMQNLGGEYLLWANSPEDISLN is encoded by the coding sequence ATGAATTACTCATACAAAGGTAAAATATTAATCTCCACCCCTGACATTTCCGGCGATATTTTTTCCAGATCGGTGGTTCTGATCATTGAACATAACGAAGGCGGTGCATTTGGTTTGATATTAAATAAAAGGAACAACCAGATGAGTAATAAATTCAACAATTTCTTTGATTTCAAAATAGAGGTATATGACGGCGGGCCGGTAGAAAATGACAAAGTATTTTTTATCGTAAAAGGCAAAAAAGTAACAGAGATCTATTCTGAGATCACCGATGATTTCTATTTAACAGAAGACATTGAAAATATCATCAGTGCAGTCCTCAACAAAGAACTGAGCATTGATGATGTAAAGATTTTCTCAGGATATTCCGGATGGGCTGCAGACCAGTTGGATAAGGAGATCCAGAGAAAGATGTGGACTGTTGTGGATGTATATAATCTAGACTACACACTACCCAATGATCAGACCTTATGGAAATCAATTATGCAGAACCTGGGCGGCGAATATCTGCTTTGGGCCAACTCTCCCGAAGACATTTCTCTTAACTAA
- a CDS encoding TerD family protein: protein MAINLQKGQKIEIGLTKMTIGLGWDPNDGTGFDFDLDASAIMIDSNRKLVSEECFVFYNNLQSPDGALTHTGDDPNGKNSDGDDDEAIIVDLEKVDPRVEEILFVVTIEDFERRKQNFGQVRNSYIRIVDNSSNQEIAKYELDEDFSIETGVEFGRLYKRNGSWKFEASGIGYRADLGFFLEKYYNGQIIK, encoded by the coding sequence ATGGCAATTAATTTACAGAAAGGACAAAAGATTGAAATCGGACTGACAAAAATGACGATAGGACTGGGCTGGGACCCGAATGACGGGACAGGATTCGACTTTGATCTGGATGCTTCTGCTATCATGATTGACTCCAACAGAAAATTAGTAAGTGAGGAATGTTTCGTTTTTTATAATAACCTGCAATCTCCGGATGGTGCATTAACACACACAGGAGATGATCCCAATGGTAAAAACAGTGATGGGGATGATGATGAAGCAATCATTGTAGACCTTGAAAAAGTAGACCCTAGAGTAGAGGAAATCCTTTTCGTAGTCACCATCGAGGATTTTGAAAGAAGAAAACAGAACTTCGGACAGGTAAGAAATTCTTATATCAGAATTGTAGACAACAGCTCCAATCAGGAAATCGCAAAATATGAACTGGATGAAGATTTCTCTATAGAAACTGGTGTAGAATTCGGAAGACTGTACAAAAGAAACGGTAGCTGGAAATTTGAAGCTTCAGGAATCGGCTACAGAGCAGACCTTGGATTCTTCCTTGAAAAATATTATAACGGACAAATCATTAAATAA
- a CDS encoding TerY-C metal binding domain-containing protein, producing MRRLPIYFLVDISESMVGEPIEQVQEGIANIIRELKKDPYSLETVYISVIGFAGEAEVITPLQDIISFYPPKIPIGSGTSLSQGLIKVMDCIDRDIVKTTYERKGDWKPIVFLFTDGVPTDDATKAIERWNTKYGGKANTIAVSIGENTNYKLLGSLAENVLLFNNSDENSYKEFFRWVTDSIKTTSQSVTEANKEGINLSKIDSIILEKVDPEMEQRFPDNNFIVLNGKCSETEKLYLMKFKKAFTDSGIMGMSTRYYKLDGAYKIDEKAYMRLSSSQRNNLKISIEELQGGTSCPHCANPIALATCSCGGIHCLKGEGYNKCPWCGTSDHYGFSSGGYDINRTLG from the coding sequence ATGAGAAGACTACCGATTTATTTTTTGGTTGATATTTCTGAATCTATGGTAGGAGAGCCTATCGAACAGGTACAGGAAGGTATTGCCAACATCATCAGAGAATTAAAAAAAGATCCGTATTCACTGGAAACGGTTTATATTTCTGTGATCGGTTTTGCCGGAGAAGCCGAAGTCATTACTCCGCTTCAGGACATCATCAGCTTTTATCCGCCGAAAATTCCGATTGGAAGCGGAACATCACTATCCCAGGGATTGATTAAAGTCATGGACTGCATAGACCGGGATATTGTAAAAACAACCTACGAAAGGAAAGGCGACTGGAAACCTATTGTTTTTCTGTTTACAGATGGAGTTCCTACAGACGATGCTACCAAAGCGATCGAAAGATGGAATACCAAATATGGAGGAAAAGCCAATACCATTGCCGTATCCATCGGAGAAAATACCAACTATAAACTGCTCGGTTCTTTAGCTGAAAATGTACTGCTTTTCAACAACTCCGATGAAAATTCCTATAAAGAATTCTTCAGATGGGTAACAGATTCTATTAAAACCACCAGCCAGAGTGTTACCGAAGCCAATAAAGAAGGAATCAATCTGTCAAAGATCGACTCCATTATTCTGGAAAAGGTAGATCCTGAAATGGAACAAAGATTTCCGGACAACAATTTTATAGTGCTGAACGGTAAATGTTCAGAAACTGAAAAACTGTATCTGATGAAGTTTAAGAAAGCCTTTACAGATTCCGGAATTATGGGCATGTCCACAAGATATTATAAACTGGACGGTGCCTATAAAATTGATGAAAAAGCATATATGAGACTTTCTTCATCCCAGAGAAATAATCTGAAAATCTCTATTGAAGAACTTCAGGGCGGAACATCCTGTCCTCACTGTGCCAACCCTATTGCGCTGGCGACCTGTTCCTGCGGCGGAATTCACTGTCTGAAAGGAGAAGGATACAACAAGTGTCCATGGTGCGGAACATCCGATCATTATGGATTCTCCAGCGGAGGGTATGATATTAACAGAACGTTGGGGTAA
- a CDS encoding lysylphosphatidylglycerol synthase transmembrane domain-containing protein: MEKKSKNPLKSILTIVISLAFAGFFLWLALKGLDFKVIQKSLAKANYLWVLFASVFGILAYWFRAIRWNLMLEPMGHRISNSNSLWSISFGYLMNLTIPRSGELARATALYGVEKVPVDKSFGTIILERVVDLACMLGFLGLTLLFKYDAILSFYKNSGININPNKILVILLILAVGTVLFFVFKKKLAGIPFLGKIVNFIDGIFQGLATIFKLKQKGKFILYTLGIWISYYFAAYLVCFALPETSDFTIADGFFIIVVGTLGMIIPASGGIGAFNLAMKYGFMALFISVGKSADLGGEMGLTYSFISLPLQITIMLVMGLISIPMLAKARNNAVSDKEFKD; this comes from the coding sequence ATGGAGAAAAAATCAAAAAATCCATTAAAATCCATACTAACAATAGTAATATCGCTTGCTTTTGCAGGCTTTTTTTTATGGCTGGCCCTAAAAGGGCTTGACTTCAAAGTGATTCAGAAATCGCTGGCAAAAGCCAATTATCTTTGGGTGCTGTTTGCTTCCGTTTTCGGGATTTTAGCTTACTGGTTCAGGGCAATCCGATGGAATCTGATGCTTGAACCCATGGGACACCGGATTTCCAATTCCAATTCTCTCTGGTCAATATCATTTGGTTATCTCATGAATCTTACCATTCCAAGAAGCGGGGAGCTTGCGAGGGCTACTGCCTTGTACGGTGTGGAAAAAGTTCCGGTAGATAAATCTTTCGGAACAATTATTCTGGAAAGAGTGGTGGATCTTGCATGTATGCTTGGATTTCTGGGATTAACATTGTTATTTAAATACGATGCCATTCTGTCTTTTTATAAGAATTCAGGAATCAATATTAACCCCAATAAGATTTTAGTTATCCTCCTAATCCTGGCAGTAGGAACGGTTCTGTTCTTTGTATTTAAAAAGAAGCTGGCCGGAATACCGTTTTTAGGAAAGATCGTGAACTTTATTGATGGTATCTTTCAGGGACTGGCAACTATTTTTAAGTTGAAACAGAAAGGAAAATTCATACTTTATACTTTAGGAATCTGGATCTCATATTATTTTGCAGCCTATCTGGTATGCTTTGCTCTTCCGGAGACCTCAGATTTTACTATTGCTGACGGTTTTTTTATAATTGTTGTAGGAACTTTGGGGATGATTATTCCTGCCAGCGGCGGGATTGGAGCTTTTAATCTGGCGATGAAGTACGGATTTATGGCTTTGTTCATTTCAGTAGGGAAAAGTGCAGATCTGGGTGGTGAAATGGGACTTACCTATTCATTTATCTCACTTCCACTTCAGATTACGATCATGCTGGTAATGGGACTTATATCCATTCCGATGCTGGCAAAGGCAAGAAATAATGCTGTTTCCGATAAAGAATTTAAAGATTAA